AGCGAGGGGCTGAAGACTGTGACCACCAAAATGTATGGGCACAAGGTTCTCTGTGATCTGCTCTCCACTCAGGATGTCTGGACTTCCTGCCCTGACGTAGACAAAAACCATGGGGGCCATTCTAggtgcttctcttcagaatgtggaTATACACCCTCCAAACTGGTACATGAAACAGTAAGCGAGTGCCTCACTCTTCTCATGGAGCTCGAATATGAGACGGAGAGGTTGCAAAGGGAGATGGACGCTCGAGGTGTCTCATTAGGTGGTCAGCAGGGGCCAAAACTGAACCAGATCCACAGCTCTATTGCCAAAGCAGAAACTATGACCACTAAGTGGCCAATTGAAACTGACAAGAATCCATCAGCAGCAGTGGATACTGATGAGCCACGAGCCGGACAGACCAATCCACGTCCTCTCATCTGTTTCCTTCTTGGCGAGTGGAAGTTGCTGCACACTCTGTTTCGAGCAGCCACACGAGAAGTGACAGCCGCCGTTTCTTCCTGCTACTGCTGGCGGTGTCAGGAGCTCAGGAAAGCGCTGTGTGAAGGTCATGTACCGATGTGGTGGAATGTTTACTCCTCAACTTCCCCCGTTTCTCTGCAGACCTGGATCAAGGGTTTACACCTGCGCCTAAAGCTTCTCTCCACATACATTTCTCAGCCCTCACCTCTCAACGTCAGCTATAACATGAGTGTCTTCCAGCATCCGCATCACCTCCTTCACAGCCTCCTGCAGGAACAGGCACTGGAAGACCACCGAGAGCTGGAACGCTACCATCTACGGGTGCAGGTATGGGGAAGTACATTAAGTACTGAAGGAGTCTGTTGGCCAATGTCACGGTATTACAATAACCCTGTGCTGCTATAATAGAAGTCGCCGTAGCCTAGCCACCACCATATAAAAAGGACCACCTGAGCCTAGCCACCGCATAAGAAAGACCACCTGAGCCTAATCCCGAGACCCTATAAGGTATCTTAGGACTTGCCCATGCTTAGCCACTACTCCCTACACTATAAGATGGACAAcctaagcttggccatgaaaacctGTAATGTATAAGGGGGCCTACTTGAGTTTAGCCACTGAAGCATGTggaaagtgacataccagctctggcttgtcaaggtaaggaggctaatgtgccgtgcaacgctcctctgggaaatttaatatgcaaattgcctcttcagagaaaaagaggacttgaactctatggcgctatagagttcaagtcctctttttctctgtagaggcaatttgcacattaatTATCCAATCCTAGCCACCTTCCCCTATAGTTATTATGGAGAGCTTAGCTATCATTCCATACACCAAACAAGAGGGACCTCCGACGCCTGAACACCACTTCCTATACTGTATAAGGGTCACTGTTGAGCCTAACCACTGCTCCCTATACTTTTTATGAGGGTCTGTCTGAATCCAACCATAGTCTCATAGGAACCCTACCACATACTCTTGTACCAGGAGCACCCCAGTACCCTGTACATTCTGCTTATGTCTTCCTAACCTACAGACGAGTGTGAAATTGTCCTATCTTGTGATTTGCAGGTGTCTGGTAGAACGTCGCCCTCGCTGCAGCCGGTGGGAGTCTCTCTGGTTGGGATACATCTGCGTCATGCACTCTGGGACACTCGTCTGAATCTACTACAAGAGACTCTGTCCCCACAGCTCTGTGCCCTTCCTGTGGTACATGTCTCTGCAGCGCCAGGAACCAGCGATGATGAACATGGCAGCCCTACCCAGTACTTGTGCCCTCTGTACACTCAGTGGAGCCACGAGAGCCACAAGCAACATCAGGAGAGACCCCTGCTTTTCCTCCCACTTCCTACTAATGTTTCTTCCTGTGTATGGAGCCAGCGCAGGGTGCATGCTGTAAGCTTCCTGTGACATGAtgatgacatcactgtgagcaAAAATAAATCACGAAGTG
The Ranitomeya imitator isolate aRanImi1 chromosome 3, aRanImi1.pri, whole genome shotgun sequence genome window above contains:
- the LOC138671877 gene encoding dynein heavy chain domain-containing protein 1-like, producing MTQDIQMNNRICESHGEQEAALHTSPDQVHLPEMKPWEASKLSECLSLGDSRGGHPNSQVPFFFFLLINMMISLENQSLRTLAFIGLLLILLIRDWVQSALQLGSRSTPCALRLTLRDVLLLSCLDVAEYVGEQDPLTLKFLILHSILLLRQEYGVYVQRQTYCWGQKDLRNALCTARAVMACCQDWDEALPFITGAIIYGGHIVEEEDVQSVMAVIQHCLQGSHQPRSRGLSHVMSALTAAGISGPWIPGVTRSLQKLLSMRDPAALGLSEGLKTVTTKMYGHKVLCDLLSTQDVWTSCPDVDKNHGGHSRCFSSECGYTPSKLVHETVSECLTLLMELEYETERLQREMDARGVSLGGQQGPKLNQIHSSIAKAETMTTKWPIETDKNPSAAVDTDEPRAGQTNPRPLICFLLGEWKLLHTLFRAATREVTAAVSSCYCWRCQELRKALCEGHVPMWWNVYSSTSPVSLQTWIKGLHLRLKLLSTYISQPSPLNVSYNMSVFQHPHHLLHSLLQEQALEDHRELERYHLRVQVSGRTSPSLQPVGVSLVGIHLRHALWDTRLNLLQETLSPQLCALPVVHVSAAPGTSDDEHGSPTQYLCPLYTQWSHESHKQHQERPLLFLPLPTNVSSCVWSQRRVHAVSFL